The Paenibacillus sp. FSL H7-0357 nucleotide sequence TCTCCAAACACAAAATTGCTTATATGCTCCCCCTCAAACTTATAATTAATTTCATTCGATGATGAGACATATGCCATCTGATATTCTCCATACATAAACCCGCTAAATGAAAGTAATATGAAAATAACCGATATTAAATAGTTGTTTTTATTCGGCTTTAATCCCTGTCTTACAGTTTTAGAAAAATACCCGAAGGTGGCTATACCTCCGAGAATAATCCCCCCTACCGGAATAATGAATAACACAGAAAAGCTAAAAAAGTTAAAACCTAAGAGACTCAAGATAAGCAATTGCACAATTACTGATACTGCCGCCGTTATTACTCCCCAAACCCATTTCATAAATATTACTTCCTCCTCTTTCTGAATAAGATATATTTTAACATCTGATGCAAAATGCCCCAATAATAAAAATTACATCATTTTTCGACAGTTTAATCTTGTATTCCTGCCTGTTCACTGGCTTGGGCTTCCTGTTTATTCGCCCCTAGCAGTTTGACGAGCTTTTCCGATCCATGCTGGAGGGGCAGTACAGATGGCGGCTTATTTGGATGCCATTCATCAGGCGGATTTGCTGATGGGAGACCGGAAAGCGGCGGATGAATATGCGAGACCGCTCAAGGAAGGCAGCTTAAAATTATGCCATGATGCACCGCTTCAAAGTTGGTTGCCTTATCTTGAAAATGCGCTGGATCGAGGAGATTTCGAGGATGCGGCTGCCAGTGCTAATGCGCTTTATCGGCAGGGAAGCGGAATAGCTCTGACTATTTTGCACGGGATTTGGAAGCTGCCGAGCGGCTTTTACTCCAGCACAGCCAGAAGTGATTCAGAGCAGAGCCTTAATGCAGAGAGAGTCGGCAGGTTCCCCACATTCTCTCTACAAAACGCAAATAGGGTTGTTACCGCGCTATGCGATAACAACCCATTTTCAAACCAAGGAAATCAGTTCACGCAGTTACTTTTTAAACAAACACATACTCACCAGCACCAACTTGAATTGTCTTTCCTTTTAATCCGGTGGAATCCGTTTCAAAAATGACCTGTTTGAATTGGTTCTCATCCCCTTGCAGAAAAGCAAAAGACTTATCTCCAATCTTAAGGGTGAAGGTGTTATTAACCTCTGACTGTTCAATTGGCAGTCCAAATAACGCTCCCCAATGTTCAGCGGCGGCTGCAGGATCTGAGACACGGAATACCGCCCTCACGATTTCCGCATGTCCCGCAGGATGGGATTGAATGACTCCGGATGCCGTTAACCGTTCCAATCGCTCTTCATCCGTCCCGTTCCATTGAATGATAAACGGATAGACCAGTCCTTGAAAGTCTCCATCTATGGTCATCATCCGCCACTCTATTAATCTTCCTTTATTATCCAGACGTTTACCATCGATTATAGGAGATAACGATAAACCGGCTGCCTTCAAGGAAGCAGCGATTTCTTCAATATCATTCGTCCGGATCACAACTCTGCTTAAGACTTCCTGTTCTGGAAGAAGGTTAACCGCATCCCTCACTACAACATTGTGCTCGGTTGCCTTCGCTAATTCCAGATCCTCGATGCCAAGAAACTCAAGATAGGTTAGCCCAAAGTAACTTAAGGCATTATAGGTTCCCCAATCCTTATGAGAACCTCCCTTAAAAGCAATCAAACCATGATCTCCGAAGATTTCAACCGGTTTATCCAGATCATTGACATAGTGTACTAAATGATCCCATTTCAGGATTGCCATTATTCCTTCACTCCCAGCTCAGTAGTACGCTTTACGGCTGCCAGAACACTTCTTTGCAGTCCGGCCGCGAAATCACTGTTGTTCAGCTCGTACAAGCCGTGAATGCCAACACCGCCAGGCGAATTATTAATATCAAGCAATTGTCTTGGATGCAGACCTGTCTGCTGCAGCATCACAACCGCTCCCATAACATTCTCCAGCGCTACCTTCCATGCTTGCTCCCTTGGCAGTCCTGCGAGGACACCCGCATCCGCAAGAGATTCAATGAAATAATAGATA carries:
- a CDS encoding VOC family protein, producing the protein MAILKWDHLVHYVNDLDKPVEIFGDHGLIAFKGGSHKDWGTYNALSYFGLTYLEFLGIEDLELAKATEHNVVVRDAVNLLPEQEVLSRVVIRTNDIEEIAASLKAAGLSLSPIIDGKRLDNKGRLIEWRMMTIDGDFQGLVYPFIIQWNGTDEERLERLTASGVIQSHPAGHAEIVRAVFRVSDPAAAAEHWGALFGLPIEQSEVNNTFTLKIGDKSFAFLQGDENQFKQVIFETDSTGLKGKTIQVGAGEYVFV